ccagcTTTCGTTTTCAtcttcaaaatccaagtcgattcacgtttttttcaaaaaaaattgttACGACAAGGTAATTCAAATAATGTTGAAtttggatttttttattttatttttttaattctcTTTTTAGCCTTTGAAATCAAATGAGCAAAAGAAGCATAGTTTTCCAAGTAAACTTGACAATACTTTAATATTGATAATAATCTCAAATAATGTGCccatcattattttatttttttaatttttaattaatatctgtagattgagtcttagctcaatTGGCATcagatattattattaatgtaggAGTTCATGGGTTTGAGCGTATTAAAACAcgttatcctcctatttaaaagttaaaagatgttataaataatttaagatattatataaaaaatatcgaTTAGCTTTATGTTAAACTTAAAAGTaacttttttatataaaatagatTATTTTAATTAGATAGTTCTATAAAAATTATTTAGATAAGAACTTAAGCTTGATCACTTTATTTAGTTAAGCTATTAGACGTTTATTGTACCCAACTAAGCCTTTAAACTTTAATTGGGTCCAAATAACCAATAATTTTAACTTCTATCTAAATAACCTTTAACGTTTAGTTTATACCTTAATAATAGaacttttatttaaattaatatttcatTTGAAATAAGAGCTaatttaaacacaaaaaaaaatatagGGGTTTATTTGGGTACAACATAAGATATAAAGAAAGAAGACTGCCATTTCTTGGAAAGTGTGAGGGCGACGATTTTCTTGACTCAGATAATTAGCTAATCTCCAGTCGTTGCCTTTGTTAAATCTCATTGTCATTTAATATTATACCAAAGCTCCCTTTGTGTATTTTCCTCTCTTCTTCCTCAATCTCAAAGTCAATACTCTTACAtggctttttctttcttcttcttgtcAAGTGAAACATAAAGTTTTCTTCCTCAATCTCAAAATTTAAATCAcacaaaaatttaaaacttagattgatttaattgtaattaaataattgaagtttgaagtgaaaattaaattaattagtcattataattttgagaaataagataattaaatttatttactcataatttttagtatagtaaaattatcattactttaataaaattagaatttaattaaaaataatttaattgagtgaattaattaaatttattttaattaattatataaataatattttgacaATAAAACTTAATATTGAGTTGGATAAATTATATGGATTTATAGTCTAAATAATACATATAATCATACTCCTAAACTAATGTTCTGACGCCACCCTCGAATGAAGGATTGCTCAAAATTCTCAACAGCCGTACATAAACCATCCATATCTAAACACCTACTGAACTTCTCGAGGTAACATCACTGATTACATACTCCTTCGTGAGGTAACAGCTATAATGGGGCTGCCAGTTAGGATATTTCTGATTACCATACAAATTTTTGTATCATTGTTAATAGTAAATTTTCCTAATTGCCAATGATAAAAATATGAAGTGCTTTAATTAATAAAAACCAACCAGGATCACATCTAACTTGCTCTACAATACAAATAGCTTGTGATTTAGAATTTTCATTCTTTGGTGCATtatcaacttacctttttccATAAGCATTTTACAAGCTATATGTATGGTTGTGATGTGCAAATTTTGTGGAACTTCCAAGAAAATTCAGCCCAGGAGTGGTCTGATTTGATTTATCCAAATTCCTATATATGTAGCTTCGCGGAAAGAAAGAAGATTGGATGCTATTTTAAAGTGCCGTAAGAATAATTAGACTTTTTGACATTTGTGTCAAAAGCTACTCTTTTTTTCACGGCCaataaaaatatttcattaataagtTTAATGCATCTTCTTTATCACCGTACAAAAAAAACAGAGTTAAAAGGGGGTGAATTTCCATGCTTTGGTGCATTATCAACATTTTCTTTTCGTTATGCATTTTAGAACAATATGTTTGACTGTAATATGCAGATTTTCTCTGCAAATTCAGCGAAATTCCTAATTATGTAGCTTcgtagaaaaataaaagaaaaaaaaggagaagGTTCTTGACAACTCTGTAACATTATTTCAGAGCATCTACTTTGAATTGTATCTAAAGTGATATAATATCAACTAGATCTGCTTGTAACTTATAAATCTAATACTTCCTAATAGATGAAGGAAAATAAAAGTAGATATATCTAAAAttaattatgttctaaaaatAATCGTAGAATATTAATTTGAGACATATCTAATTTTTTCCATTCAATTGTTTCTGTCCCCTAATAACAAAAACAAATTATCAAATATTAATATAGATATGAATCTTGTTTCATCTTTTAAGCAATGCATTAGACACTTAACTAACCCAAAAAACCCATCACCAGATCCCATGTCTACTCTAAGACATTGGTTATTATGTGTATTGTAAGTAAATAAACATTGGATTTgataaactcataaatatttaagttttgaaataataattaaaatgacTAATATTTGTTACATTGTTGGTGACCCATACAACAATATTTATATTCAACGCACATATATGCTTAGTGAACTTCGATACAAAAATTCGTTGTTTTAATTATGCTTTTCATCTTTCTATTCTATAAAAATGAAGTTGATCTTTGTATTTTAATTTGTAGAATTTGATTATTGTAAATCCATTTATTGCTAAACACAACATCTGCATATCACAATGatatatataattgtaaaatGCATAAGAAAAACTAAGTTCATAATGCAACAAAGAATGAAAATTCTCCCTCTTTATATGTAAAAAGTTAGGCTTATCCATTTGCTGAACATTATCCCATTGGAAGACCTTGACTTTTGTGGGTAAAAGATACAAAGAAAGATGTTAagcattggcctgcaatgcaacatgtGACCAACAACTCAGCAAGCAGACCAACAATGGAGCAGAACCGAATGCAGCAGCTTGTTTGgtccattttgttttattttgttcaaaTGTAACTTGCTTAGTTAGTTTGTAACTTGTAATCAAAGTTAGTaggattaattttttatttgtacTTGATGTAATGGTTGATGTATCAGCTAgctttaatttgaaatttaactTGTATTAGTTGTGTATTGGTGGGAACAGTTACATTGTTAGGTAACTGTCCAATTTTATGTAACCTACACATATATTTTGATTTCATTCAATGAAAATGGTTATCTGGTCACattttttcaagttttcaaactttttcttcttctattttgCTTTGGTTCCTTTGCTTTTGTTTTGTTTCGAATCTTGTATTGCTGCCATTGTTCCAAAAATGTTAATCAGAGCCTAAGTCTTTGAGGGCCTCTGTTGTTAGTTGTTTCATTTGAGAAAACAAAAGCTCGGGAAGTAAAAGTTTGAAGCTGTTGAGCCTGTTTCATCAGGATGAGTTTCACACCACCTCCACCTCCAGTGTTTGCTAGTGAGAACTATCATATTTGGGTAGTCAAGATAAAGACATACCTTCAAGCACAAGATTTGTGGAGTGTAGTTGAAAATGATATTGAACCACCTCCATTGAGGGCTAATCCCACAATTGCTCAAATGAGGCAACATGCTGAAGAGAGTACAAAGAAGCACAAAGCCTTAGCTTGCTTGCAAAATAGAGTGACAGATGTAATCTTCACTCGAATTATGGCTTGCAGCACACCTAAGGAAGCATAGAAAAGGCTGAAGGAGGAGTTCATAGGGTCGGATAAGACTAGGCAGCAACAATTAATCAACTTGCGGAGAGACTTTGAGAACTTGAAGATAAAGGAATCAGAGACCATTAAGCAATACTCAGACAAGATCATGGCCACTGTTAACATCATAAGGTTGCTTGGTGAAGATTTTAGTGAAAGTAGGGTTGTTGAAAAAGTAATCACAACTCTTCCTGAAAGATTTGAGTAAAAAATCTCATCACTCGAGGACTCAAGGGATTTGACAACCATTTCTTTGTCTGAATTGGTGAACTCCCTTTATGCATTGGAACAAAGAAGGGCCAATAGGTAGGAAGAATATCCTGAAGGAGCCTTCCAAGCAAAGGCCAAAGAGAGCTCTAGTACAAGTCAGAAAGGAAAGAAGTCTTGGCTTGATAAGAGGGACAAACCAAGGAAAGATTTAGGTAAGAAGAGGTTTCCACCATGTGTCCACTGCAAGAAGACCACACACTTGGAAAAATATTGCTAGTTTAGGCCAGACATCCAATGTGGGAGCTGTAAGCAGTTTGACCATGTTGAGAAAGTGTGCAAAAACAAGGGAAATACACTAGCATAGTAGTAAATTCAAGCCCAAGCTGCTGAAGATCTTCAAGCTCAAGAGGAGCATGTATTCATAGCCTTATGTTTTAACACCAAAAGCAAGGTCAAATGCAATTGACTTATGGATAGTGGCTGCTTACACCACATGGTAGCTAATGAGAATTTGTTTAAGGATCTTGATAGAAGCTATGGCTCAAAAATCAGAATTGGTAATGGTGATCTGATTGAAGCCAAAGGCAAGGGCAATGTAGTGATCAATACTGGTTCAGGTAACAAAGTCATTTTAGATGTGCTTTTTGTACCTAACATTGATCAGAATCTGTTAAGTGTTGGTCAACTAGTTGAAAAAGGGTATTCGCTGGATTTCAAGAATGGTTCATGTGTTATTAAAGACTTTCATGGCCAGGAAATGATTACAGTAGGTATGGTAGACAAATGTTTTATGCTTGATGTAAATCAGCTTGAAAAAAAAGCTTATACAAGCTTAGCTGATAATGCTGCCCTATAGCATAGAAGACTAGGCCATACTAAATTTAGATCATTTGATCTATTGCATAAGATGCATTTGGTAGATGATATAAGCAAAGTTAAGGCAATGGAGACTGTTTGTGAAGTATGTCAGCTTGGCAAACAAACCAGATTGCCTTTTCCAGTGAACCACGCATATAGAGCTCGAGAGAGACTTGAGCTTGTGCACTCTAATGTGTGTGGACCAATGAGGTCCCATTCCTTGAATGACAACAAATACTTTATGCTGTTCATTGATGATCTGACCAGATTTTGCTGGGTTTACTTCTTGAAACAGAAGTCTGAAGTGATTGATGCCTTCAGCATTTTCAAGGCATTAGTAGAGAACCAGTCAGGTTGTAAGATCAAGGCCTTAAGAACTAACAATGGGACTGAATACTTTTCTGAAAGGTTTCAAAAGTTTTGTGAGCAGGCAGGGATCCATCATCAGTTGACCACAGTGTATACTCTACAACAAAATAGAGTTTGTGAAAGGAAGAACAGAACAGTGATGGATATGACCAGATGTTTGCTATTTTAAAGTAAACTTTTAAGTAAATTTTGGGCTGAGGTAGTCAATACCTCAGTGTACTTACTCAACAAGCTTCCAACTCGAGCTGTAAAGGACAAAACACCTTTTGAAGCCTGGTATAGACTTAAACTATCTGTCGCTCATTTGAAAGTATTTGGATGTGTGTGTTATGTTCTCATTCCAGCAGAAAGAAGAACCAAGCTGGAGAAAAGGTCTGCTCCTGGCATATTTGTTGGCTACAACAGCACTAAAAAGGGCTACATCGTGTATGATCCCTCAACAAAGAAGATTTTGGTGAGTAGGGACATCAAATTTGATAAAGAGAAGATTTGGAGTTGGGAAGGTTCAGATGCAAGTCAGTTTGATGAAGATCAGTTTGACATCAGCCTAGAGCTAACTAAAAATGAACCTGAAAATACTGATGTTGATGATCCTCCTGTGAGAGGTACCAGAACCATTGCTGACATCTACCATAGATGCAATGCAGCAGTAGTTAAGCCTTCGAGCTGTGAAGAAGCTGCAAGGGACAGATGCTGGAGAAAGGCTATGGAAGCTGAGCTTGACATGATTCATAAGAATGAAACATGGGATTTGGTTGATAGGCTAGATCAGAAGAAAGTCATAGGTGCTAAGTGGGTTTTTAGAGCCAAATTTAATACTGATGGCTCATTGAACAAACACAAGGCAAGGCTAGTGGTAAAGGATTATAGTCAGCAGTATGGGACTGATTTCATGGAGACATTTGCTCCAATAGCAAGACTTGACACAATCAAGCTCCTGTTTGCTTTAGCAGCACAAAAGCAATGGAGAATtcatcaacttgatgttaagtcaTCCTTCTTAAATGGCTTTCTTAAAAAAGAAATTTACATTGAGCAGCCAGAAGGATTTAAAGCCTTAGGAGAAGAAGAGAAAGTCTATAGGCTAAAGAAGGCTCCTTATGGCTTGAAGTAGGCACCTAGAGCCTGGTATGACAAGGTCGATGCATAACTGTCCAGACTTGGATTCGAGAAAAGCCTGAGTGAACCAACACTctatgtaaaaatgtcaaaagatgAAACCTTGCTAATTGTTTCAATTTATGTGGATGATCTGTTGGTAATTGGAAGCAAGACTGACTTGATCAAtgattttaaaacccaaatgcaAGAAGTGTTTGATATGATAGACTTGGGAATCATGACATACTTTATTGGCATGGAAGTGAACCAGTCTGATCGAGGTATCTTCATCAGTCAGCATgcatttgcattaaagattttaaataaattctACAAGGCAAACTGCAAAGAGGTGAGCACACCATTGGCTCAAGGAAAAAAGCTAATAAGCTTTGGAAGTCAAGAAAGAGTTGATGAAAAGGAGTACAAAAGCCTAATTGGTTGTCTGCTTTACTTAACAGCAACCAGACCTGATCTCATGCATGCTGTTAGTCTATTGTCAAGATTCATGAATTGTTGTGACA
The Gossypium arboreum isolate Shixiya-1 chromosome 10, ASM2569848v2, whole genome shotgun sequence genome window above contains:
- the LOC108471790 gene encoding uncharacterized mitochondrial protein AtMg00810-like, whose translation is MSKDETLLIVSIYVDDLLVIGSKTDLINDFKTQMQEVFDMIDLGIMTYFIGMEVNQSDRGIFISQHAFALKILNKFYKANCKEVSTPLAQGKKLISFGSQERVDEKEYKSLIGCLLYLTATRPDLMHAVSLLSRFMNCCDTSHFKAAKRVLRYVKGTLKFGVMFKKEKEFRLIRYSDSDWTGSLDDMKSTSGYFFTLGLGVFC